From the genome of Nitrosomonas sp., one region includes:
- a CDS encoding methane monooxygenase/ammonia monooxygenase subunit C → MATTMGTSRAASADYDMSLWYDSKYYKLGMGIMLAVAIFWIWYQRTFAYSHGMDSMEPEFDRVWMGLWRVHMTLMPLFALVTWGWILKTRDTKEQLDNLDPKLEVKRYFYWMMWLGVYLFGVYWGGSFFTEQDASWHQVIIRDTSFTPSHVVVFYGSFPMYIVCGVAAYLYAMTRLPLYSRGTSFPLVMAIAGPLMILPNVGLNEWGHAFWFMEELFSAPLHWGFVILGWAGLFSGGIAAQIVTRYSNLTDVIWNGQSKEILNNRIVP, encoded by the coding sequence ATGGCAACAACGATGGGAACGAGTAGAGCGGCGAGTGCTGACTATGACATGTCATTGTGGTACGACTCCAAGTACTACAAGCTGGGCATGGGCATTATGCTGGCGGTAGCGATATTCTGGATTTGGTATCAACGTACATTTGCGTATTCACATGGTATGGACTCAATGGAGCCGGAATTTGACCGTGTATGGATGGGCTTGTGGCGTGTACACATGACCCTGATGCCATTGTTTGCGTTGGTAACCTGGGGCTGGATTCTGAAGACCCGTGACACCAAGGAGCAACTGGACAACCTGGATCCAAAGCTTGAAGTTAAGCGTTATTTTTACTGGATGATGTGGTTGGGTGTCTATCTGTTTGGTGTTTACTGGGGCGGCAGCTTCTTCACCGAGCAAGATGCATCCTGGCATCAGGTGATTATTCGTGACACGAGTTTCACGCCAAGTCACGTAGTTGTGTTCTATGGTTCATTCCCGATGTACATTGTATGTGGTGTAGCGGCATACCTGTACGCGATGACCCGTTTGCCACTGTATAGCCGTGGCACATCATTCCCGCTGGTTATGGCGATTGCTGGTCCGTTGATGATTCTGCCGAACGTTGGATTGAACGAGTGGGGTCATGCATTCTGGTTCATGGAAGAGCTGTTTAGCGCGCCATTGCACTGGGGTTTTGTGATTCTGGGCTGGGCAGGTTTGTTCTCAGGTGGTATCGCGGCACAGATTGTGACCCGTTACTCTAACCTGACAGACGTGATCTGGAATGGTCAAAGCAAAGAAATTCTTAATAACCGGATTGTTCCTTAA
- a CDS encoding hypoxanthine-guanine phosphoribosyltransferase — protein sequence MLTRKEAEQIRQTAELIYSAEAIEKTVQRLANEITAVLSEQNPLVLCVMKGGVVFAGHLLPKLIFPMNFDYVQVSRYHNETSGGEINWIVFPQDCYKDRTVLVIDDILDEGITLEAIRKKVLDCGAKSFYSVVLVEKELGQIKPYQADFVGLILPNRYVFGFGMDIHGAWRNLPAIYALNSESEL from the coding sequence ATGTTGACTCGAAAAGAAGCAGAACAAATCCGGCAAACGGCTGAATTAATTTATTCCGCTGAAGCGATTGAGAAAACAGTGCAACGTCTGGCCAACGAAATCACTGCAGTATTATCTGAACAAAATCCGCTCGTATTGTGTGTCATGAAAGGGGGTGTTGTATTCGCCGGACATTTGTTGCCTAAATTGATTTTTCCAATGAATTTTGATTACGTTCAGGTATCGCGCTACCATAACGAAACAAGTGGTGGAGAAATAAACTGGATCGTGTTCCCGCAAGATTGTTATAAGGATAGAACGGTTCTCGTCATAGATGATATTTTGGATGAAGGCATTACGTTGGAAGCGATTCGTAAAAAAGTGCTCGATTGCGGCGCGAAATCGTTTTATAGTGTAGTGCTGGTAGAAAAGGAACTCGGCCAAATAAAGCCGTACCAGGCTGATTTTGTCGGATTGATCCTGCCAAACCGTTATGTATTCGGTTTTGGCATGGATATACATGGCGCCTGGCGTAATCTGCCAGCAATTTATGCATTGAACTCGGAGTCGGAACTTTAA
- the def gene encoding peptide deformylase, with protein MAIKSVLKMGEPLLMEVANPVERYNTPELNRLIQDMKDTMASLDGAGLAAPQIGMSLQVVIFGFKENQRYPGADEVPFTVLINPQLTPLSDEMEEDWEGCLSVPGLRGKVPRYTHLRYQGFDQQGHTIDRQVDGFHARVVQHECDHLQGILYPMRIRDFRAFGFTGVLFPDQAVLDE; from the coding sequence ATGGCGATTAAATCGGTACTTAAAATGGGTGAGCCTTTGTTGATGGAAGTGGCTAATCCAGTGGAACGATACAATACGCCTGAACTCAATAGGTTGATTCAGGATATGAAAGATACCATGGCGTCGCTTGATGGCGCCGGCCTTGCTGCACCGCAGATTGGCATGAGCTTGCAAGTGGTTATTTTCGGATTTAAAGAAAATCAGCGTTATCCCGGCGCGGATGAAGTGCCTTTTACCGTGCTAATCAATCCGCAACTGACACCGTTATCCGATGAAATGGAAGAGGACTGGGAAGGGTGCTTGAGTGTACCGGGTTTGCGCGGCAAAGTGCCACGATATACGCACCTGCGCTATCAGGGATTTGATCAACAGGGTCATACAATAGATCGCCAAGTGGATGGATTTCATGCGCGCGTCGTGCAGCATGAATGCGATCATTTGCAAGGTATTCTCTACCCAATGCGCATCAGGGATTTTCGTGCTTTCGGGTTTACCGGGGTACTGTTTCCCGATCAGGCTGTTTTGGATGAATAG
- a CDS encoding Hsp20/alpha crystallin family protein → MAITRYEPWGLLSQLQKELERGAAEGSTATAEWAPAVDIKETKDKFVIHADIPGVNPEDIDISMENGVLTIKGEKKTEAETEQEGYKRVERTYGSFYRRFSLPDTANPDTISAASKHGVLEITIPKKEDVQPKKINVTSVG, encoded by the coding sequence ATGGCAATTACACGATATGAACCATGGGGTTTACTGAGTCAATTGCAGAAAGAATTGGAACGCGGCGCAGCTGAAGGTTCAACGGCAACAGCCGAATGGGCGCCTGCAGTCGATATCAAAGAAACAAAAGACAAGTTCGTTATTCACGCAGATATCCCAGGTGTTAACCCAGAAGACATTGATATCAGCATGGAAAACGGTGTTCTCACCATTAAAGGAGAAAAGAAAACCGAAGCAGAAACCGAACAGGAAGGCTATAAACGTGTAGAGCGAACTTACGGTTCTTTTTACCGCCGATTTAGTCTGCCGGACACAGCAAACCCCGATACAATTTCGGCAGCTTCGAAACATGGTGTTCTTGAAATAACGATTCCTAAGAAGGAAGATGTACAACCCAAAAAAATCAACGTCACTTCTGTTGGTTAA
- a CDS encoding S-methyl-5'-thioinosine phosphorylase, whose translation MLAIIGGSGMTQLSCLEISHRQIIRTPYGEPSGPFTFGQINGHEIVFLARHGHGHTIPPHLVNYRANLWALNTLKPEHLIAVAAVGGIQKDLTPGNLVVPDQIIDYTYGRDSTYFNSTDQPVVHADFTHPYCSATRALLFKAAKMAGESVVDGGVYAAMQGPRLETAAEINRLERDGADMVGMTGMPETALARELGLNYATLAVVANHAAGRGTNVAEIPLKEIYAVLETAMIHVRNIIEHLVNCYGD comes from the coding sequence ATGCTGGCTATAATCGGCGGCAGTGGCATGACACAGCTATCCTGCCTTGAGATATCGCATCGTCAAATCATACGTACACCTTATGGCGAACCATCCGGACCGTTTACCTTTGGTCAGATAAATGGTCATGAAATCGTATTTCTTGCACGTCATGGGCATGGCCATACGATTCCGCCGCACTTGGTCAATTATCGCGCGAACCTGTGGGCCTTAAATACCTTGAAGCCGGAACATTTGATTGCGGTTGCGGCTGTGGGTGGAATACAGAAGGATCTAACACCTGGCAATCTGGTTGTTCCTGACCAGATCATCGATTATACGTATGGACGTGATTCAACCTACTTCAACAGCACAGACCAGCCGGTAGTGCATGCCGATTTCACCCATCCTTATTGTTCAGCGACACGTGCATTACTTTTCAAGGCAGCTAAAATGGCCGGAGAGTCTGTTGTCGATGGCGGTGTTTATGCTGCCATGCAAGGGCCGCGGCTTGAGACAGCTGCCGAGATCAACCGATTAGAACGTGACGGCGCCGATATGGTGGGTATGACGGGTATGCCGGAAACCGCATTGGCAAGAGAATTAGGACTCAATTATGCAACGCTCGCAGTTGTTGCCAATCACGCCGCCGGACGTGGTACAAACGTTGCCGAAATTCCATTAAAAGAAATTTATGCGGTTCTTGAAACGGCAATGATTCATGTTAGAAACATCATCGAACATTTAGTGAATTGTTATGGCGATTAA